TCTTGCACTAAACCCTAGAGATTGACTATGAATCAGCCTTTTTAATAGTAGCATAAAGACAGAATTCTAGAGATTGTTCTGTGTTTGCTGCATTGTGTTGATCAAACTGGCCCTTACCATGATTGGTGGTGTATGCATGCAGTCACTTGCAGTGTGATGAACACAATCAGTGGTTAAAAATCCGAAACGAAAAACAACAGTGATTTATAAATGTACTACACACATGCATAAACCCAGACGAGCCTTGGCACACTTTACAGAAAATCACTGACCACAGGAGTCATCCCTGTGCATGtcaagtgtcagagctattcataAAGAGAAGGGGGCCCATCCCCAGTTCTGATATCTGTAATCAATCATATGTTCCAGGATATTGCATAGGCAAGCTGCGCACGTAAAGCCTGTGAGTCAATACAGCACATATATAGGAAAGGAAGGGAATCCACAATCTTGCTCTTCATTTAATTAAACCATGCACCCAAATGTCAAGCAATACTGACATACTCACAGTATGTAATAGTGTAATACACAGACCAACAATCATAATATCATAATAATGTACTGTATCCAACCACACTATCACCCCCTTAACTTATGGACTTTTCTAACTTAACACTTAATTGAGACTCTCCAGTGCACTTTTCCAGTAAAATTGCATCAAACCTTTATGTTAATCAGAAGATCCAAACATTGGTGTAAGTACACCGTGTAACATTAGCTTTTGTGCTAGTTTCTACCTGAATTGCAGCATTGATTTGCACGACTAACTTGACTATTATAGCCAGTCTAGCGGTAATCACGACTACTGACTATGACTGGGTCTATTGCCATAAAAAGAAATATCACCCACAAAATGTGGCTAAATATACATTACAAATTGTAAGCAGTATTTGATAGTTTTCCATGTTTTGGATGTTTCTGTTTGTATATCTTGCACCATCCAATGCATTTTGGACACTATGTTACCTTTGGCATATATTATTCCATAATATTTCCCAACACATGACAAAGTTGTCCCACCTGTTTGTTTTACGCATATCTTgagcttttattcagattttaacCTCAAATCaaaaaatttcggatttatatagcgccttttcccagatcttgaaggatttaaagcgctgtaatttcgctgcaatggtgaatcattacAATCAGAACGCATCAACTAAGCCAGTTGCGGCTGTACCTgacgcagacctatccgcacttagattgtaacatccaccaattttctgtgcagctccctaaattccattgggtgaaggaagtttttgataaccaaacaactaatcaccaattgttagaaagcaggaggaaaccggagaaagAGGTAAGGTTGAACTGAAAATGTTTACACTCTAGACATGGTTAATAATAAGCATCGATCCTTTGAAATCTTTACTGAAGCACCCAGGTTGAATACAATACACGTTGATCATAAATTGTctcttttcatttcaattttgtcttttttggtCTTGACCTTGACCGCCTTCTGTCCCTTTTTCTTGATTTCTGTAACTGTCCAAGACTTATACCCTGTCTTCTCTTGATTAGTGTGTGTTTCTCTACTAGCGCTGATAGCTTGCCTTGTTCTGCTAGCATGGTCAGGAAAGTGCAGATAAATGGGTCGTAGTTATGAGTACGTCGACAATCATCAATCTGTAAGAAggcataataataaataataacattaataaatatTGTAATATGTTGTCATTTAATCATTTACTTTAACACACGGTGCCCAAAGGTCCCTaagcactttacatttaaaaatatgtaacaaacacaatttctgcattctgtacACTTCTACAAAATATCCCATCTAACAGCTATTGCAGATGATAGGGTCTTCTTCTAACCCCCTCGATATCTAAGTTTATCCCTTCACTTGGTCATAAGTGGCGGGGTGTGGGGATGGAAATTTTTCTGTGGTGGGacccctaaaaatcctaatagaagaaaaaaaaaagcaataactGCCTTGTGCATTTTTTCTTTTTAGCGTGAAATGGGCGTTTTGGGccaaatttgccacattttgcatGCTTCGCACACACTAGCCCATCCGGTACCAAAATTCACcttaatttttggccaaaatggtctgaaattgaaaatgttcAACTATGCCAGTAGAACCAGCACAAAATATGCTTGTCTCCCCCCTTTAATTTGAATGTTTGTGCCACCACTgcgatttataggttaatgaacgcgtattacttattgggagagaaattagacaaattaatgcacgcgcgctgatgttgatgcgtctaatgcacaagccacGAAGGGGGgagtacattagacgcatcaacatcagcgcaagtgcattattttgtctaatttctcgagcaataagtaatacaagttcattaatctatttcatacacgagaagaaaaaaacatgtgatttttactttttttatataacattttatcactaaaaatgttggaaaacagacccaaatataaatgcatcaacccgccaaaatgaatcaatcctacgcgcgCTTGAACGAAACACTACGCGTAGTAAATGCAGgaggagtgcacaatatacacaatcaatgcatgtttcgtacttttctaacagcttttctgattggctgctttgatataggagtgtatgaatggttaacaaatggtgaTAGTTTCATATCTCTATTTTAAGCAGTGAAATGCTCAAATAGCAACATATCAAATTGTCTAATATTTTGGTTGTTTTAACAAATTCATTTTTTGTTAGTTCACGAACCTTATATTTATGTCTTTTTTCCATTTCATCCTCAAGCTTTTGTTCATATATTTTAACTTCTGCTTCCACACTCTTCAACAGCTCCAGCAAGTCCTTAAAATCAAAATTAGATACACAGAAAACAATCCAATGTTATTGGTAATAAATTGTTTCTTCAGCACTTTAAGTTTCGAAACTTGCTCAAATTTAGAGCGGAAGTTTCAAAATTTCTAAACCAGCAAGTTCTTTTTCATGCACTTAACCTCACTATACATGACAAACTGACAACACATATAAGTCCAACATATGAAAACGTAATAAAGTAACCATGAATTCTAATTACtttcattacattttttttttcattcaaatttttacaataccaAGCAACTATAGGGTGTGCAGACAAGCTTACCCTATGGCACCTGTTGAAACCTTGTTACTGGGTAGTCCAACATATGAAAACGTAATAAAGTAACCATGAATTCTAATTACtttcattacattttttttttcatttaaatttttaCAATACCAAGCAACTATAGGGTGTGCAGACAAGCTTACCCTATGGCACCTGTTGAAACCTTGTTACTGGGTAGCTTCGGCTTGAGGTGTTAGGGCACTTGGATAGTATATATAGATATTTCTTTGTTTTGCTCctcgatttatttttattctgatctctgTAAGTCTTATCCACCTACCGCTGTCTAAGTATATCAGATCACTAGCTGGGTGGGAGAAAGATTACTAAGGGAGCCAAAAATAGATTGAGAACTTGTAGTTGTTGAGAGCAGTTACGTTATGAAAACAGGGCGGCTAGCGATCCGATATACTTAGAGCAGCGGTAGGTGGACAGGACTTAcagagatcagaataaaaataaatcgaaaaaaaaacaaaaaaacataacGCCTCGAGCCGAGGCTAGTTACTGGGCCTGGATGCACATTATGAAATCCTCTCTACTTTTTAACCTTGACAATAAGTCACGTTAACAAAAGATAAAGTGAgacacttaaaggggcatttcgtgatccacagcctcatccccccacttttcccaaaaaaagttgagatttttacaccactggatacctctggctacataatgtttatgtaccaaatatttcttgcagattaattcgtttagcaaaaatatcgccaaattttaatttcgttctggtgcaccagaacgaaattacaacactttgtctatggagcagtgtaatacacataatcatgcataactacataagcaaaatcggaatcaactgaaattttggaaataagcttttttcgtggatatctactgaaaatgtcataaaaagaggatgctaggatcacgaaatactcctttcagtagatatccacgaaaaagcttattcccaaaatttgagttgattccgatttcgtgtttgcgagttatacatgattatgtgtattacactgctccataggccagtgttgtaatttcgttctggtatagaacaaaattcaaatttgacaatatttttgctaaaagaattaatctgcaagaaattttttggtacatgtagtcgtataaaaatctcaacgttttttgaaaaaagtggaggggggggatgaggctgtggatcacgaaatgcccttttaaggcatTGTATATTTGGTTCCTAGTTATGCTATAGAGCAACAACAATAACACCGGTGCTGTCAGAATGTGAATATTTCACATAGCGGATTCAAATTTCTTGCACAAAGCAGCCTTATTATAACCAATAATGTGTTAATATTGTGAATGAAGCTGAAGTTTTTCCACTGTGCATGCTGAAGAAGTCAGCCTTTTGCTTCATTTTTCTACCTCAATATTTAAGAGATTGTTAATTCTATTTAAAACAATGATATCACCTGTGATATGTAAGACAAAAACTCCGAAAATATCATTCTTACCCTTGGAGCAAATGGTTGCTTCCCATTCTGTGATACCAGGAATGATGGTCTTGGAGGTTTCCATGTGTCAAAAAGGGTGTTGCTTCCACTTGGTAACATTCTATCACTTTCAGAGACCATCAGTTTTGACTTTTCATCACATGCCGCTTTCTTCCCAGACTGTTCACGTTTAGCCGTACTTTGTCTGGTGTGAGGGACCGTAGCAGCCGCTGCTCGAGCTACTTTTGATCTAGTGCCCATGTGCGCACCCTCCTTTGCAACAATACCAACTTTTTTTGGCATTATTAGCGGCAGTATCTGTCTGGTCCATCTCCATGATTGTTGCTTCAAGTTTAGCTCTAGCCTCTGATATCACATTACTTTTCCATTCCTTGAATTTCAACTGTTTCACACTATTTGGACTCACAGACCGTGAATGATTTGCAGATCTGATTGGCGAGTTAAACGCACTCCCTGCTTCAGATGCGGTATCGGTGCTATAGTTACTAGATGCCGGTGATGGAGGACCATTTTCAAAAACAGTTTGTATCGTCAGTGGCTTAGTAATATCAGCTGGTACTGTTGAGTCTATTATTtctatatcatcatcatcgtcatcgttgtcaacttctttctcttcaTGAGCATCACTGAATGTTACTCTTAATGCAGGGGAGTCACTCTTCTCACCAGCATCTGCACCTTGTTTCTTCAGAATACCCTCTGTCTTTGGAGGAGGAAGATGTTCTGGTTCTTGCTCAGAAactttttcttctgtttttactTCAGCTGCTTCAGCCTGTGGGACTACTTTCACCTCATTGGATTTGTCTGGAAAACAAAAGATCATGACATGAACGATGTATTAAAGAAATGTAAACAATGTGACTTGTGTAAGATGAAAGAACATGGTTAGGCAATAGGCATACATGATAAGAGATCAGTCAAAGGCTGTGACCTGGGACATTATGTGTAGACAGAGAGGATATTGGTGGTCTCTGCTGAAAACTTGATCGCAAATCGCTCTACTATATTACATTTGTGTGAACAATACCAATCACCAGTGATTTGGTATACCTAACGCTGCGCATGATGGCGCAGCGTTACGGGCTCTACACCCTAATCGGAGGGTTGCAAGTTTGAGCCCTGGTGGTGATatcatgttgtgcacttgggcaaggcactttacctcacttgcctctctccaCCCAGAGGCGATatagggagctgttaggaatattttTCATTGAgcaccgcccaaaggtatgagcatgctattgggcattgtatggcagctgacatattctaacaacagcggaataaatgttaatcacattgatacatgtgaaaggcactctataaatgccaacatttatttatttttatctatATACACACTGCAACAGCCAGTGTGATATGGGCATAAAAAGTTAATGTTTGCTTGTCCACAGTTCTGTTTCTTTTCTCCATAAGTGACTAGCATGCCAACTTTCATGAACTCTCACTCGGGTCTAAAACTCACTAAGGACCTGAACGTGGGCATGATCTGACACTTCAATTCTGGTCAACAACACTTTtgattgtacaaaatatttctcacATGTAAACTTCCAATATATTGAAGTATATTACCAATTGTTGAGATGGTGGCAAACATAAACTTCATTGATTTTGAGACAAAGAAAAAGCTTCTTTGTGTCAGACTATTTTGTTTGAATAATTCAAGATGAAAATGTAAAAAACGTTCAAATTTGGGACGGTCAGttggacgaggacaagcaaacaatggGAGGTTCTAATGAATAACAATAAAGAATAATTTGCTCAACAAAGActtattacatgtacatgatcACATTGCAAGCGTACCTTGTTGTGGTTTTACCATACAGTTATCTTCACTTTGCAGAGCATCTGAATCCCCTTCAGTCTTATCCTCAGTACTAGATTCACTATCCGTTTCCGTTCCACTACTGCTACTGCTGCTGctactactgctgctgctgctcatACTCTTGCCATCCGTTTCCTCCGTGTCAGATTCACTGATGTATTCTGATGACGATTCTTCATCAGACTCCAGTGGTGATTTGGCATAGTTGTGGCTATCCAATGCAGCAGGAAGCCTGCCAGGGAGAGAACCAGAAGAACTTATATTTTTAATCCGAATTAGTCCTCTACGTATTACACAGAATTAAGTAATATTGTCAAGACTCTGTGAAGGGATTATACAGCTATATCCAGTAAGCTGTATATAAATCCTGTATGGGTGTTGTATTACTGCCATCTTGATCTTAACCTCAGGTGATACAGCATTATACACAGGGCTATATGAGATCTGACATCTCTGATGTAAATTCTATGAGAACATAGATACAGCAATTCTATCTCACCTGTACGGTTGCGGTATTATTGCTGTCTTGATCTTAACCTTAGgtgcttttttctttttcttgagCTGGTCATCCTTCTGAGCTGCATCTCCAGAGTCTTCTATCTCGATAATCTCCTCTTCTACTTCATTCTCTTCTTTGTTTGTGTTGATTCCTTCTTCGTTGCTTGCAGTTGATTCCCCTGAAGAATCGACTTTAGCAGGGACGTCATTACTTGAAGTCGATTCTGATACCATTTTGACTGGGGCATCACTGCTTGATGAGGCTGATTCTGACACTTTAGGTTTTTCTGCTGGTTGTTTTGCTTTCTCTTCATTTGATTTCTTTGCTGACTGAGCAGTTTGTTGACTTTTCCCTTGGTGTGTTAGGTGTGGTCTGTTAACATGCATGAgctgaaaataatacaaatttaatccACTTAAAGATGCTGTCAAATTGTTCATAGTCAATTGCTGTGTGTTAAGCATGACAGGGCACTAGGGCAGTGAGTGTGAGCAATGTACAATTCTCATAAatttttatttaatgttttttttttccctAACATCCATCAcataaggttggtcttaaccctggaattatggaaattttTGGGCCTCATTATGCCCTCATAATTGCCAATTGTTGgtctaaattatataaaattatacatattttgaatgccAAAAATTTGACAACTTCATCTGTGAGGTTAAATTGGGGCAACAATGGTGTGTAACAAAAACGTTCttgagttgaaaaaaaaaaaaaattaattaaaaaaaattagataatctaggacctgttttttttaaataattattttgaattttgatcaacttcaccaaaaattgttttaattctgttCCCACAAGATACAGTACAAAGTGACTGTGCCACATTCTGAACCAGTCAAAAAGGaggtcattttgaaaattgagttattgtaatcATCATCTTGCCCAGTAACTAAGTCTAGTATTGGGTtatttattccagttgaaatccacacacccctatggaagacatgaccttaatctcccacacatggggtgtagatttcaaatggagtcacctattcaggtaacccaatttgaaattcacactcagtATGGAGGATTACGATCGGATCATgtcttacacagggggtgtgtaGTAGGTCAAAGTGCCCCATTTAGCAGTTAGGTCATACACAAGTCCTTGTTCACTTACTTGCTCTAGTGCGTCTAGTATAATTTGTTTGTTAGTACGCAGTGTGCCCAGTCTTTGCTCATATGCCAATCTGCGATCAGCAACCACTGCCATGAGATTGAAACGGATATCTGATGATCCTCTGTACAGGTGACAAAATATAAAAAGCATGTAAGATGGGATAAACCTTTTGCTGCACGTCAAATGATTTCTCTCAATTTAATCAATTAATTGTGTATGGCACATCCCTGAAAACACTGCAGTACCCAGCAAacagcaacattttaaaaatggtcaaaaagtattgttttgagacccagctGTGTCTTTATCGCCTGATATAACACGAGACGACAGCATTCTTTTAAGTGGAACAACAAGGCAGCATGCCGAGTTCGGTAAgtgagcagtggcatagccaagggaaaaaggggggcagcttccccctgtAAGAAGTCTTGCCGCTGTGGGATGCTGGCACTGACGATACTTAAGATTTGTAGgcttttttttgtacttttagcccattttaaccattttcgtcaaagttttcccccttgaaatttgtcttgccccccctTTCCCACCCTCTGAATAAGTGTTGGCTACGTCACTGTAGTTAAGGCTGCACTATTATACCGTCCAGCATgtgttgatattgatgataattgtTGCGTAAGAATTGCAAGGATAAAAGTAACACACAAATTTGAAAAAGGAATATCATTAAGATGTAATCTTACCCTTCATTCTCCAGCCTTTCAGCAATCACTCGCCTGAATTTTTCTGTCCATTCTTCATGATCACCCCAAGGACCTGATCATAACAAAATGTATTGATCATTATTCAATAAACACACACCTAGAACTGAGCTACCAATCAGAAAAGAGTTTTGAAAGGTGAAAGCAGGAGTACGTGTAGCTTCACTCAAGGGTTGAAATTTTCCTTAAATGTAAATTTGATAACTGATGTTACATTATGTCTTTTATGCATGGCATATTTTAGTACAAGTTCTGGGAGGGGATGACATCTCtctctttattttgtttttgagaaTTAGGCATTCATATACCGTATTCATTACAATTTTGGgcgggcgcttattttttacctggtttacctaatttttcgtCAGAGGcgattattagagatgaatttacgttcattataaaagggtcctgagacattctggtagcttttctgatgtagaaaatgtattgcaagtttacaccggATGTGTAGtgctccagctatttcactatttcactatatcaacatctatctgtcacttcaacattaatggtaccctttagcaaattgaatataccctgggtatacatgaccttaatcttccccagGGAGTGTACATGGGAGATTAAGCTCATGgaatccataggggtgtatataaCTAGAATAGCCCAGTATTTTCTTTCTCCGCattaacataaaaatacaaatcAGTAGCAAAGTGTTGTCAAATTTGCCAATGACATCACTGAATGACATCCACTTTTCAGGATATAATAATAGAGCCTTCCCTTACCATGATCTATTGGATATGGCTTCAATCCATCCAATTCAAATAATCTACCATTAATAGGTACATAGCTAACAAAATGGAAGGCTTCATGAGTTCTATTGGTTGTAGCTATACCAGACTGCTTCTCCTTCACCTTCTTTGGTTCAGGGTGGGCGTGGGAGTTATGCACTTTCGCAATCTGGGCTACGTTGCCTATTGCATAACCTTTGCTCTgaaaataaaccaagaacaataCAGTGTtaggcaatgaaaaaaaaaacattctatacACCCGACTGATCTTTTGCAAATATGTGACCCTGTGACATAGTTAAAGTGAAAATACTAATTGCTGTAcaatatttgataaaatattgggaaaatatctaAAGACCAAATTTGATGCATAGTACTGGTCACCTTTGGTGAGAAAAACAAGTTCTTTAAAAACATAAGATTTTGGCATCAATAATATTTCTATAAAAGAGAGGATGTTGACCCAAAGAGCTTATGGGTGGATCTCAGTTTATCACAatgaaaagtaaaagtaaaatgaaTAGTAATAATATAGAATGATCTTCATGAAGTTATTAACCTCTTTCATGAAGTTATTAACCTCCTCAAGGCTTTGATAACAAAAGAAATGCTATCGTCATGTTCTTCCCACATTTCTTGGTAATGGAAATGTgccaaaaaaatgaagaaagacaATAGATGGCAGTGGACCACAATTGTTCCTACTTGACCACTTGCCCATCTTGGAAATCAAACATgatgaatattaattaatattaatatgatTGGCTATTAAAGGGACGCCCCTTACTTTTGAGAATCCTCATTGGTTAAAAGTGTATTTTGGGGTGACCTATTATTAACATCAGTTCCACATAGTTTTATATCAATCCCAAGATAAGTTAGTCTAATCTACAACTTGACTCAGAGAGCACCTAACTGAGGTGTTCGAAGAAGATTATAAAACGCCATCGAAATGTGAAAAGCTTATCTTCAGAAATAAAATAGTTATGCTTAAAGATATAAACATCAATAAGTGTACTTGTGTGTTAATGGCCACGCTATTCGTTCGTCACATGGAGGCAGCGGAAAAACTAACTTTTGTTGAAGATGGAACATTTCTGGCGCTATTCATTCGTTACATGGTAGCAGCTAGGTTTACGACACCTGAAATGTTCTTCAAGCTAGTAGAACTGTAATCTGAAAGATGCATCTAATGTGGAGGAAGTCTAACGGAATCCCAATAGCTATGGGTGAGTTATCCATATTTGTTAAAGTAGTGAAATTGGCATTGTGGTGTAAATTTGAATCCGACATTCAAATTGGTGTTAGTCACACTAGGCCTCGCATTAGAAGATTTAGTTTCAGTCAAGCATTATGGCagatgcaaatttaaattttggctTTGATGATTCACCCTTTTATGTAATGATGACCTGTCTTTACCAACaggtaataaaataaattttgaaagaaaatggcCAAGTGTGCCGGATAAACTAAACAAGTCAGTTcgcttaatttttttaattgtaaccACTTACAAGCGATTTTAAATTACTAAAGAAGCAACATTTTAATATGATATCGTATCTATTTGATTCAAACTATGAAGATAGCCATTTGGTACCCCAAATATGGGTACACCGTACCAGTttatcagggaagtgccacttcCCTGATTTTATCACTAAAGGACTACAGTCAGACGGACTGTGGAGTGATGAGTTTATTTTGTGTTCACTTTAGTCAGGAAGACTATTGTGACATTTTGCCGCACACAGGCATGTTTGGGTACCTCCATTTGGGTACACCATTttatcagggaagtgccacttcACACGAGACCTAATGGTGACGTGATGGGTTTTGCTTTATCACTTAAGTCAGGACGACTATCAGACTATTGTGATGTTTTGCCGCACAGGCACTTTTTGGGTACCTCCAATTGGGTATGCCATTtcatcagggaagtgccacttcCTGATTTTATCACTAGGTACTAGGGTGCATACGAGACCTAATGGTGATGTGATAGGTTTAACTGAGTCACTTTACTCAGGGAAGACCTTTGTGATGTTCGCCGCACAGGTATTTTTGGCTACTTTTATGATTTGGCTCA
The Amphiura filiformis chromosome 3, Afil_fr2py, whole genome shotgun sequence DNA segment above includes these coding regions:
- the LOC140148150 gene encoding LOW QUALITY PROTEIN: ubiquitin carboxyl-terminal hydrolase BAP1-like (The sequence of the model RefSeq protein was modified relative to this genomic sequence to represent the inferred CDS: deleted 1 base in 1 codon), translated to MNEGWLELESDPGLFTLLVEEFGVTGVQVEEIYDLQKPIEGPVFGFIFLFKWIEERRARRKMSPSDEAFVSDAEVVNSMFFAQQIVPNSCATHALLSVLLNCGDINLGQTLLSLKTFSKNFTPESKGYAIGNVAQIAKVHNSHAHPEPKKVKEKQSGIATTNRTHEAFHFVSYVPINGRLFELDGLKPYPIDHGPWGDHEEWTEKFRRVIAERLENEGGSSDIRFNLMAVVADRRLAYEQRLGTLRTNKQIILDALEQLMHVNRPHLTHQGKSQQTAQSAKKSNEEKAKQPAEKPKVSESASSSSDAPVKMVSESTSSNDVPAKVDSSGESTASNEEGINTNKEENEVEEEIIEIEDSGDAAQKDDQLKKKKKAPKVKIKTAIIPQPYRLPAALDSHNYAKSPLESDEESSSEYISESDTEETDGKSMSSSSSSSSSSSSSGTETDSESSTEDKTEGDSDALQSEDNCMVKPQQDKSNEVKVVPQAEAAEVKTEEKVSEQEPEHLPPPKTEGILKKQGADAGEKSDSPALRVTFSDAHEEKEVDNDDDDDDIEIIDSTVPADITKPLTIQTVFENGPPSPASSNYSTDTASEAGSAFNSPIRSANHSRSVSPNSVKQLKFKEWKSNVISEARAKLEATIMEMDQTDTAANNAKKSWYCCKEGAHMGTRSKVARAAAATVPHTRQSTAKREQSGKKAACDEKSKLMVSESDRMLPSGSNTLFDTWKPPRPSFLVSQNGKQPFAPRDLLELLKSVEAEVKIYEQKLEDEMEKRHKYKIDDCRRTHNYDPFICTFLTMLAEQGKLSALVEKHTLIKRRQGISLGQLQKSRKRDRRRSRSRPKKTKLK